A genomic stretch from Candidatus Lernaella stagnicola includes:
- a CDS encoding glycosyltransferase family 1 protein, whose protein sequence is MQILFDATPFVAARPTGAGRLVQLGMAQQFELDRENLYRIFGFAPEVWPPDSMPENFRYERISPWPWLGPLAMETARRHHIGSCLTKYNIDVLHCTLEMTPVYDEHARTLFSLYDLARRTTSFVRSSGRSARSWGRTWLRYRLARKADMIHTISEFSAEQIASQLQIPQRRVRVVYPGVDPRFTPGEPDHDWLAEIGLEKEPFFLFVGQFGRQKNEEGLLRAFAAAVHENAAGNARLVLVGDDSAMRDTTRQMLRDKLPDRAILLPKATDEQLLSLYRGCVALILPSFHEGFGLPVVEAMACGSTAIVSNAGSLPEVVGDAGLVVPVDHSDDLATAIDRLVRDTELRDALRRRATVRAQHFTFAGYARGLLSLYEELAHG, encoded by the coding sequence ATGCAGATACTCTTTGACGCCACACCCTTCGTAGCCGCCCGTCCGACCGGCGCCGGGCGACTCGTGCAATTGGGGATGGCGCAACAGTTCGAATTGGACCGTGAGAACCTCTACCGCATTTTCGGTTTCGCTCCCGAAGTTTGGCCGCCGGATTCCATGCCGGAGAACTTTCGCTACGAACGCATTTCGCCGTGGCCTTGGCTGGGTCCGTTGGCCATGGAGACGGCGCGCCGGCATCACATCGGCTCATGCCTGACCAAGTACAACATCGATGTTCTGCATTGCACGCTGGAAATGACGCCGGTGTACGACGAACATGCGCGCACCTTGTTCAGTTTGTATGACCTGGCGCGGCGCACGACGTCGTTCGTACGTTCCTCCGGGCGGTCGGCGCGTTCGTGGGGACGCACGTGGCTGCGTTATCGCCTGGCGCGCAAGGCCGACATGATTCACACGATCAGCGAGTTCAGCGCCGAGCAAATCGCCAGTCAACTTCAGATCCCGCAACGGCGCGTGCGGGTGGTGTATCCGGGTGTCGACCCGCGTTTTACTCCGGGTGAGCCGGACCACGATTGGCTTGCCGAGATCGGTCTGGAAAAGGAGCCCTTCTTCCTCTTCGTCGGTCAGTTCGGAAGGCAGAAAAACGAAGAGGGCCTGCTTCGCGCCTTCGCCGCCGCCGTGCATGAAAACGCCGCCGGCAACGCTCGCCTCGTGTTGGTAGGCGACGACTCCGCTATGCGCGACACAACCCGTCAAATGCTGCGCGACAAGCTTCCGGATCGCGCCATTTTGCTGCCGAAAGCCACCGATGAGCAGCTATTAAGCCTCTATCGCGGCTGCGTGGCGCTGATTCTTCCGAGTTTTCACGAGGGTTTCGGCCTGCCGGTGGTCGAGGCTATGGCCTGCGGGTCGACCGCGATTGTCAGCAACGCGGGCAGCCTGCCCGAAGTCGTCGGCGACGCGGGCTTGGTCGTGCCGGTGGATCATAGCGACGATCTGGCGACCGCCATCGACCGCTTGGTGCGCGACACCGAACTGCGCGACGCCCTGCGGCGGCGGGCCACGGTGCGGGCGCAGCATTTCACCTTCGCCGGTTATGCGCGCGGATTGTTGAGTTTGTACGAGGAACTGGCTCATGGCTAA
- a CDS encoding glycosyltransferase family 9 protein, giving the protein MNAAYALIRLATAPWIATRRHRRADYSPERVHKIWVHKPDHLGDAILARPALAALRAAFPNAALTIGCHPEAAALFEGDPLDIATYGFDSPFLGGQGRLRAYRRQVRAFGPDLVVNLRHDVRDILLCGWLGARWLVSYDHRDAARFASHPGSPPLENRSEAENHVTLLRETLHIDAADPPPPVFAAASPPAWDELPGDGPRIVLHAVARTAAKMWPVASWRELITMLGDKRPTRLALIGSASDREPNAAIAAGLPVADWAGRFSLRETAELIAAADALVGIDSGPGHLAAAVGTPVISLMSGTNRAARWAPATSTALSHAVDCAPCACERCPVVGHPCMREIAPAKVLAALEEVLVRHADTL; this is encoded by the coding sequence ATGAACGCCGCGTACGCCTTGATTCGCCTGGCAACCGCGCCGTGGATCGCCACGCGCAGGCATCGCCGCGCCGATTACAGCCCGGAACGAGTGCACAAAATCTGGGTCCACAAACCCGACCACCTCGGCGACGCCATCCTGGCCCGCCCGGCCCTGGCGGCCCTACGCGCCGCCTTTCCAAACGCCGCGCTCACCATCGGTTGCCATCCCGAAGCGGCGGCGCTGTTCGAAGGAGATCCCCTCGATATCGCTACGTACGGTTTCGACAGCCCTTTTCTCGGAGGGCAAGGCCGTTTGCGGGCGTATCGGCGGCAAGTGCGGGCCTTCGGTCCGGACCTGGTAGTCAACCTGCGCCACGACGTGCGCGACATACTGCTGTGCGGGTGGTTGGGGGCGCGTTGGCTGGTATCCTACGACCATCGCGACGCGGCGCGTTTCGCCAGCCATCCCGGGTCGCCGCCGCTCGAAAATCGGTCCGAAGCGGAAAACCACGTCACGTTGCTGCGCGAGACCCTGCACATCGACGCCGCCGACCCGCCGCCGCCGGTGTTTGCCGCCGCCTCGCCGCCGGCTTGGGACGAGCTACCGGGCGACGGCCCACGTATCGTGCTGCATGCCGTCGCGCGCACGGCAGCCAAAATGTGGCCGGTTGCCTCGTGGCGCGAGTTGATTACCATGCTCGGCGACAAACGCCCCACGCGCCTGGCGCTCATCGGATCCGCAAGCGACCGGGAACCGAACGCCGCGATCGCCGCCGGCCTTCCCGTTGCCGACTGGGCAGGACGCTTTTCGCTGCGTGAAACGGCGGAGTTGATTGCCGCGGCCGATGCGCTGGTGGGCATCGACTCAGGCCCCGGCCACCTAGCGGCCGCCGTCGGCACGCCGGTGATTTCGCTTATGAGCGGCACCAACCGCGCGGCGCGATGGGCGCCCGCCACGTCGACGGCTCTGTCGCACGCGGTGGATTGTGCGCCGTGCGCTTGCGAACGATGCCCGGTTGTCGGTCATCCTTGCATGCGGGAAATCGCTCCGGCCAAAGTACTGGCCGCGTTGGAAGAGGTTTTGGTTCGCCATGCAGATACTCTTTGA
- a CDS encoding glycosyltransferase family 9 protein — translation MANAALVVSLQGIGNALLALPLANALRQGGHDVDLLTLSPRAVPVLAHAPFVRDVIAADDASYTGWRGRLRLLAELRRRHYDTAVFSFPSGANAYRLIRAAGIPARIGHRYAEVGRAAGNLTAALPTMRRAHDLEHNLQLAEHLGLPHDPAALWPVFFPSARLQDKARNYLAEHGVDPLQLHLGLHTGCDGRWVEKRWPEHHFARLAELVYEKHGLSAVVLDGPGEPGSGRRVAQLARTPVHALDGWGDLTDAWALIACCKIVVSNDSGLMNLAAASGVPTVAVFGPSEAHRTRPFGPRGRIVVAQRPCAPCFDLGDYSGCPYPHSHCLNAVTPESVLAAVEELLN, via the coding sequence ATGGCTAACGCCGCCCTAGTCGTAAGCCTGCAAGGAATCGGCAACGCCCTGCTCGCGTTGCCGCTGGCCAATGCACTGCGCCAAGGCGGCCATGACGTCGACCTACTGACCCTCTCACCCCGGGCTGTACCGGTGTTGGCCCACGCTCCCTTCGTGCGCGACGTGATCGCCGCCGACGACGCCTCGTATACCGGGTGGCGCGGCCGCCTGCGACTCTTGGCCGAATTGCGCCGCCGGCATTACGACACGGCGGTGTTTTCCTTTCCCTCGGGGGCCAACGCCTACCGCCTCATCCGCGCCGCGGGCATCCCGGCACGCATCGGCCATCGCTATGCGGAAGTGGGACGCGCCGCGGGCAATCTCACCGCGGCATTGCCGACGATGCGCCGCGCCCACGACCTGGAACACAACCTGCAACTCGCGGAGCACCTGGGCTTGCCGCATGACCCCGCCGCGTTGTGGCCGGTGTTTTTTCCGTCGGCTCGACTGCAGGACAAGGCCCGCAATTATCTAGCCGAACACGGTGTTGATCCGTTGCAATTGCATTTGGGTTTGCACACGGGTTGTGATGGCCGCTGGGTCGAGAAGCGTTGGCCGGAGCATCATTTCGCCCGTCTCGCGGAACTCGTTTACGAGAAGCACGGCCTAAGCGCGGTTGTCCTGGACGGCCCCGGCGAACCGGGTAGCGGCCGCCGAGTGGCGCAACTGGCCCGCACTCCCGTGCACGCCCTGGACGGCTGGGGCGACCTCACCGACGCCTGGGCGCTGATCGCCTGCTGCAAAATTGTCGTCAGTAACGATTCCGGCCTGATGAACCTGGCGGCAGCTTCGGGTGTACCGACCGTGGCCGTGTTCGGGCCCAGTGAGGCCCATCGCACTCGGCCGTTCGGACCTCGCGGCCGGATCGTGGTCGCCCAACGTCCTTGCGCGCCATGCTTCGACCTGGGCGATTACTCCGGTTGTCCCTACCCGCACAGTCATTGTCTGAACGCCGTCACGCCCGAGAGCGTGTTGGCCGCCGTCGAGGAGTTGCTGAACTGA
- a CDS encoding sugar transferase — protein MRILYIDQYFSTRQGISGTRGYEFARRWVAAGHEVTMLCGTSRYSHLDMEPQRRLLRRTNVDGIDVLVVRVPYAQQMGVAGRLRAFLAFMFWAALVGLFTARHDVVFASSTPLTVGVPAVLISRLRGTPFVFEVRDLWPRAPMEMGAIKNPMAIALARAAEKLFYRTAVKVVALSPGMVEGVLDAGKPEDDIVLVPNCCDLDLFADADAGQVREELGLADEDVVVIHAGNLGPSNDGDWLLNLARGWLEADEHRLRLLLLGEGSRRSHLERRCEREGLTNVVFAGPVTRAATAAYVRAADFGIVSFADVPVLKTNSPNKFFDYLAAGLPVLVNTNGWTAQLLAENEAGLLLPRHPENAARQVAELAADPKRRAALGRNARRLSERFERGKLATEVLNTLETSQLEKTCGLEPALKRLIDMLGAALTLVLLSPFLLVTALAIKVDSRGSVFFRQRRTGRDGRAFQMWKFRTMVTGAADLGNGLNVGERDPRITRLGRWLREWSLDELPQIINVLLGDMSLVGPRPVLEEHVEQYDQTQRERLRVRPGLTGLAQISGRNALTWPQKLAFDVQYARTWSWWRDLVIIVKTIPVVFRREGLYESDAGKNDKFNEFDDGDH, from the coding sequence ATGCGGATTTTGTACATCGACCAGTATTTTTCCACGCGCCAGGGCATCAGCGGCACGCGCGGCTACGAATTCGCCCGGCGTTGGGTTGCAGCCGGGCACGAAGTCACGATGCTGTGCGGCACGAGTCGCTACAGCCATCTGGATATGGAGCCGCAACGGCGCTTGCTGCGCCGCACGAACGTGGACGGCATCGACGTGCTCGTCGTGCGGGTTCCGTATGCTCAGCAGATGGGCGTGGCCGGTCGCCTGCGCGCGTTTCTCGCCTTTATGTTTTGGGCGGCGTTGGTCGGCCTATTCACGGCCCGTCACGACGTGGTGTTTGCCTCCTCCACACCTTTGACCGTCGGCGTGCCCGCGGTTTTGATCAGTCGCTTGCGCGGCACGCCCTTCGTATTCGAGGTACGCGATTTGTGGCCGCGCGCCCCGATGGAAATGGGTGCCATTAAAAATCCAATGGCCATTGCCCTTGCCCGCGCGGCGGAAAAGCTGTTTTACCGAACGGCGGTGAAAGTCGTCGCCCTGAGTCCCGGCATGGTCGAGGGGGTCCTCGACGCTGGGAAGCCCGAGGACGACATCGTATTGGTGCCCAATTGCTGCGACCTGGATTTGTTCGCCGACGCCGACGCGGGCCAAGTGCGCGAGGAACTCGGGTTGGCCGACGAGGATGTCGTGGTGATTCACGCAGGCAACCTGGGCCCCTCCAACGACGGAGATTGGCTGCTCAATCTAGCGCGGGGCTGGCTGGAAGCGGACGAGCACCGTCTGCGATTGTTACTGCTGGGCGAAGGTAGCCGGCGTTCCCATTTGGAGCGTCGCTGCGAGCGCGAAGGACTGACCAACGTCGTGTTCGCCGGGCCGGTGACGCGCGCGGCGACGGCGGCTTACGTGCGGGCGGCGGATTTCGGCATCGTCTCGTTTGCCGACGTGCCGGTGCTCAAGACCAACAGCCCCAACAAGTTTTTCGACTACCTGGCCGCCGGGCTGCCGGTGCTGGTCAATACCAACGGCTGGACCGCGCAACTGCTCGCCGAGAACGAAGCCGGCCTGCTGCTGCCGCGACATCCTGAAAACGCCGCGCGCCAAGTAGCCGAACTCGCGGCGGACCCAAAACGTCGCGCCGCGCTCGGACGCAACGCCCGCCGTCTCAGCGAACGTTTCGAACGCGGCAAGCTGGCCACCGAGGTCTTGAACACGTTGGAAACGTCCCAGTTGGAGAAAACCTGCGGGCTCGAACCGGCGTTGAAGAGATTGATCGACATGCTGGGCGCGGCGCTGACGCTCGTATTGCTGTCTCCATTTTTGCTGGTCACGGCGCTGGCGATCAAAGTCGATTCGCGCGGGTCGGTATTCTTCCGACAGCGGCGGACCGGTCGCGACGGGCGCGCCTTCCAAATGTGGAAATTCCGCACGATGGTGACGGGCGCGGCGGACCTGGGCAATGGCCTCAATGTCGGTGAGCGCGACCCGCGCATCACCCGCTTGGGCCGTTGGCTGCGCGAATGGTCGCTGGACGAATTGCCGCAAATCATCAATGTCCTGCTTGGCGACATGTCGCTGGTCGGTCCACGTCCGGTGTTGGAGGAACACGTCGAGCAATACGATCAGACGCAACGCGAGCGACTGCGCGTTCGCCCCGGCCTGACCGGCTTGGCGCAGATCAGCGGCCGCAACGCCCTGACGTGGCCGCAAAAACTAGCCTTTGACGTGCAATACGCCCGCACCTGGTCGTGGTGGCGCGATTTAGTGATAATCGTAAAGACGATCCCGGTCGTCTTTCGGCGCGAGGGGCTGTACGAATCCGACGCCGGCAAGAACGACAAATTCAACGAGTTCGACGATGGCGATCACTAG